A genomic region of Coregonus clupeaformis isolate EN_2021a unplaced genomic scaffold, ASM2061545v1 scaf0010, whole genome shotgun sequence contains the following coding sequences:
- the LOC121551010 gene encoding N-acetylmuramoyl-L-alanine amidase-like — translation MISAMEPHWKWCLTLVVVVVSAHTDTKVTSSQHMDDFIRVLEQVEDSNPGLEPVAVLRGLRRAAGLRDEFMQHFLGTIWEDSTSEAPVMDSNLSDFIGRAMRHKVTERGREEGVVLTADGTTVAMSPVLLGIEAGLVSKTRCLVRGLYPLTLARNLGLSFQRFHSSLLSQRLGPDGCWDDVTSPQVFTLSDKPSLATDALVNGGMDGVILGMEVSTQSQRPLKLSSLLRRYYCHRLEGEGQDIAARLISRLRRENFRELARPPLLQRQVVRSLVLQRRLIDHSTMLAQEKEELTAVVREGINEFVHRYMDCPAIIPRCQWGAAPYRGTPTPLSLPLSFMYIHHTYQPGQPCLTFQQCSADMRSMQRFHQDDRGWDDIGYSFVAGSDGYLYEGRGWHWQGAHTKGYNSKGYGVSFIGDYTSSLPSQQTMELVRDRLASCAVGGGRLVGNFTLYGHRQLVNTSCPGDAFYSEITGWEHFGEVQN, via the exons ATGATTTCTGCAATGGAACCGCACTGGAAATGGTGTCTGACCCTTGTTGTGGTCGTGGTCAGTGCTCACACTGATACCAAAG TCACGTCCTCCCAGCATATGGATGACTTCATCAGAGTGTTGGAGCAGGTAGAAGACAGTAACCCTGGACTGGAGCCCGTAGCTGTGTTGAGAGGCCTGCGCAGGGCAGCCGGTCTCAGAGATGAGTTCATGCAGCACTTCTTGGGCACTATCTGGGAGGACAGCACCTCAGAGGCACCAGTCATGGACTCCAATCTCTCAGATTTCATTGGCAGGGCTATGCGCCACAAggtgacagagagaggtagagaggaagggGTTGTCCTTACTGCTGATGGCACCACGGTTGCTATGAGCCCAGTCCTCCTGGGTATCGAAGCTGGGCTAGTGTCTAAGACGAGGTGTCTTGTCCGTGGCTTGTACCCCCTCACTCTGGCTAGGAACTTGGGCCTGTCCTTCCAGCGCTTCCacagctctctcctctcccaacgACTGGGCCCTGATGGCTGCTGGGACGACGTGACCTCACCTCAGGTCTTTACCCTCTCCGACAAGCCCTCCCTCGCCACCGATGCCCTGGTTAACGGCGGTATGGATGGTGTGATTCTGGGGATGGAGGTCTCAACTCAGTCCCAGCGTCCTCTCAAGCTGAGCAGCCTACTGAGGAGGTACTACTGTCACCGTCTTGAGGGGGAAGGACAGGACATTGCTGCTCGTCTGATCAGCCGACTACGCAGGGAGAACTTCAGAGAACTGGCCAGGCCGCCCCTCCTGCAGAGGCAGGTGGTGAGATCCCTGGTCCTACAGAGGAGACTGATCGACCACTCTACGATGTTGGCACAGGAAAAGGAAGAGCTGACAGCTGTGGTGAGGGAAGGAATAAACGAGTTTGTCCACAGATACATGG ACTGTCCAGCCATTATCCCGCGATGTCAGTGGGGGGCTGCACCATACCGGGGCACTCCCACccccctgtccctccccctctcgtTCATGTACATCCACCACACCTACCAGCCTGGCCAGCCTTGTCTCACCTTTCAGCAGTGCTCTGCAGACATGAGGTCCATGCAACGCTTTCACCAGGATGACCGGGGCTGGGACGATATTGGATACAG CTTTGTGGCAGGCTCTGACGGGTACCTCTATGAAGGGCGTGGGTGGCACTGGCAAGGAGCTCACACTAAGGGCTACAACTCCAAGGGCTATGGGGTGTCATTCATTGGTGACTACACCTCCAGTTTGCCATCGCAGCAGACCATGGAGCTGGTGAGAGATCGTCTGGCATCCTGTGCTGTAGGAGGCGGGCGACTGGTCGGCAACTTCACCCTGTATGGCCACAGACAGCTGGTTAACACTTCCTGTCCTGGAGACGCCTTCTACTCAGAGATCACAGGCTGGGAGCACTTTGGG GAGGTTCAAAACTGA
- the LOC121551011 gene encoding trafficking protein particle complex subunit 5-like: MDTRFTRGKSNILERPLTRPKTEVSVSAFALLFSEMVQYCQSRVYSVSELQQRLADMGQSVGASMLDVLVLREKNGKRETKVLNILLFVKVSVWKAMFGKEADKLEQANDDDKTYYIIEKEPLINAYISVPKENSTLNCAAFTAGIVEAILTHSGFPAKVTAHWHKGTTLMIKFDEAVIARDKALDGR; this comes from the exons ATGGACACTCGGTTCACGAGAGGAAAGTCAAACATCCTGGAACGACCTCTAACCCGTCCCAAGACTGAAGTCAGTGTGAGTGCCTTTGCACTGCTCTTCTCTGAGATGGTGCAGTACTGCCAGAGCCGCGTGTACTCTGTGTCCGAGCTGCAGCAACGCTTGGCAGACATGGGTCAGAGCGTTGGCGCCAGTATGCTGGACGTGCTGGTGCTGAGGGAGAAGAATGGGAAGAGGGAGACCAAGGTGCTTAACATACTGCTCTTCGTCAAG GTGTCAGTATGGAAAGCCATGTTCGGTAAGGAGGCAGACAAGCTGGAGCAGGCCAACGATGACGACAAGACCTACTACATCATAGAGAAGGAGCCACTGATCAACGCTTACATCTCTGTGCCCAAGGAGAACAGCACACTAAACTGTGCTGCATTCACCGCTGGCATCGTAGAGGCCATTCTCACACACAGTGGCTTCCCTGCCAAGGTCACAGCCCACTGGCACAAGGGCACCACACTCATGATCAAGTTTGACGAAGCTGTGATAGCCAGAGACAAGGCCCTGGATGGCAGAtag